Proteins encoded together in one Desulfosporosinus meridiei DSM 13257 window:
- a CDS encoding FtsX-like permease family protein, with the protein MQSILSLGTYVIAIFAAIFLFYTHSFLIKRRKKEFGLFNILGMEKKHIARVLVFDTLYVAVISLGAGLLSGILLSKLIFMVLLKTLNFEVPLGLEIAKCLLVYDHIDKNI; encoded by the coding sequence GTGCAATCGATTCTGTCCCTGGGCACCTATGTGATTGCTATTTTCGCGGCGATTTTTCTCTTCTATACCCATAGCTTTCTGATCAAACGGCGCAAAAAGGAATTTGGCCTTTTTAATATCCTGGGCATGGAGAAGAAGCATATCGCCAGAGTATTGGTGTTCGATACCCTGTATGTGGCGGTGATCAGCCTGGGGGCAGGCCTACTGAGCGGGATACTTCTCTCCAAGCTGATCTTCATGGTCCTGCTGAAAACCCTCAACTTTGAGGTGCCACTGGGCTTAGAAATAGCTAAGTGTTTATTAGTTTATGATCATATAGACAAGAATATATAA